A stretch of the bacterium genome encodes the following:
- a CDS encoding nucleotidyltransferase family protein has product MVHLHTFKDNINISEISRLLKEREDFLPLMEYYSKEVAPNLFFQPENSKKIKELRINNAIKNLLFLNEFKLLVESFNNDDINLILLKGLAMEPYYPDGLRTFSDIDILVHKKDLKKIDLVMGKLGYSQNNEPREGAINVRKNIGYTKKKGRNLLVECHFLLGPTPYLDRLQPKTLFREAGSVKFGDVETLVLSLEDTLINLALHIFSHIPDPCIVSICDIRQLILHNEKDINWDILISKTVKYKLAMPMRFAFNRVLEVFDIPVISSVLDKLKNIRISKREELILSLLENPNRKVANLGKLLFGFRTIRKVQLIIYILFPSRKYIQERFKVGDSKFLFLYYFKNIKENVIMALSWFLGE; this is encoded by the coding sequence ATGGTACACTTACACACTTTTAAAGATAATATCAACATATCAGAAATTTCCAGACTATTAAAAGAGAGAGAAGATTTTTTGCCTTTAATGGAATACTACTCTAAAGAGGTAGCGCCTAACCTCTTTTTTCAACCAGAAAACTCAAAAAAAATTAAAGAGTTGAGGATAAACAACGCAATAAAAAATCTTCTATTTCTGAATGAGTTTAAACTTCTTGTTGAATCTTTTAATAATGACGATATAAACCTTATCCTTCTTAAGGGATTAGCAATGGAACCCTACTACCCTGATGGACTTAGAACATTTTCTGATATTGATATTTTAGTACACAAAAAAGATTTGAAAAAGATAGATTTAGTAATGGGTAAATTAGGTTATTCTCAAAATAACGAGCCACGAGAAGGGGCTATCAACGTAAGGAAGAATATAGGATATACCAAAAAGAAAGGAAGGAACCTCCTTGTTGAATGCCACTTTCTTCTGGGGCCTACTCCATATCTGGATAGATTGCAACCAAAAACTCTTTTTAGAGAAGCAGGTAGTGTTAAGTTTGGAGATGTAGAAACTCTTGTATTATCCCTTGAAGATACCCTTATTAACCTTGCATTACATATTTTTAGCCATATTCCAGACCCTTGTATTGTAAGTATTTGTGATATTAGACAATTAATTCTTCATAATGAGAAAGATATAAACTGGGATATTCTTATTTCAAAAACAGTAAAATATAAACTGGCAATGCCAATGAGATTTGCCTTTAATAGAGTGTTAGAAGTCTTTGATATACCAGTTATTTCTTCTGTTTTAGATAAATTAAAGAATATAAGGATAAGTAAAAGAGAAGAACTAATTTTATCTCTTCTGGAAAACCCAAACAGAAAAGTAGCCAACCTTGGCAAACTTCTTTTTGGATTTAGAACTATAAGAAAAGTTCAATTAATTATTTATATACTTTTTCCGAGTCGTAAATATATTCAGGAAAGATTTAAGGTAGGTGACTCAAAATTTCTTTTCTTATATTATTTCAAAAATATTAAAGAAAATGTTATTATGGCACTTTCTTGGTTTTTAGGTGAGTGA